The Amyelois transitella isolate CPQ chromosome Z, ilAmyTran1.1, whole genome shotgun sequence genome contains a region encoding:
- the LOC106142291 gene encoding NADH dehydrogenase [ubiquinone] 1 beta subcomplex subunit 10-like, with the protein MSEDDNLFRAFMRTLYDTIDGPVTWFKDTVVVPNQEKYPWYHKQYRRVQTIDQCYADDAVCDFEANSQFLRDKRVDSEILSILRQRYEDCMLYESPDHLTQCKSLLDRYKDAEECWFIKYGDLGANGTARKAYMKQKHRMIFEKRYGPLSDKTKK; encoded by the coding sequence atgTCAGAGGACGATAACCTTTTCAGAGCGTTCATGCGGACACTGTACGACACAATAGACGGCCCTGTCACCTGGTTCAAAGACACCGTGGTGGTCCCCAACCAGGAGAAGTACCCCTGGTACCACAAGCAGTACCGCCGTGTGCAAACCATCGACCAGTGTTACGCCGACGACGCCGTGTGCGATTTCGAGGCCAACTCGCAATTTTTACGCGACAAACGGGTCGACTCGGAAATACTGAGCATACTCCGTCAAAGATACGAGGATTGCATGCTTTACGAGTCCCCTGATCATCTGACACAGTGCAAATCTCTGTTGGACAGGTACAAGGACGCTGAAGAATGCTGGTTTATCAAATACGGTGACCTGGGCGCCAATGGTACGGCAAGGAAGGCTTACATGAAGCAGAAACACCGCATGATTTTCGAGAAACGCTACGGTCCACTCTCTGATAAGACTAAAAAATGA